One window from the genome of Oceanisphaera sp. IT1-181 encodes:
- a CDS encoding branched-chain amino acid aminotransferase translates to MSAFGTVFSPEMSLARYEQGQWSTTQIVNSDSISLHPGAHVLHYSSTCFEGLKAFKHQDGSINIFRMEQNIARLIQSSELLSLPAVNAKQLKQMIIDIVKRYAADVPQPPGSMYIRPTHIGTEASIGKAAAPSSTSLLYVLLSPVGDYFASGSKPLRLLLADETRCASHMGMVKSGGNYASALQPILKARQSVQADQVLFCPGGDVQETGAANFLLIDGNEIITKSLDSSFLHGITRHSILTLARDRGMTVSERALSVDELLERAQKPGAEAALSGTAAVLTSVGTLIHDGKEYTVGDGEAGPTTNVLRQALNDIQWGKAADAHSWLTKVC, encoded by the coding sequence ATGTCAGCATTTGGTACCGTATTTTCCCCTGAAATGAGCCTAGCCCGTTACGAGCAAGGCCAGTGGAGCACCACGCAAATAGTGAACAGCGATAGCATTAGTTTGCACCCAGGTGCTCATGTGCTGCATTACTCCAGCACCTGTTTTGAGGGTTTAAAGGCCTTTAAGCACCAAGATGGTTCAATCAATATCTTTCGCATGGAGCAGAATATTGCCCGCTTGATCCAAAGCAGCGAGTTATTATCCTTACCGGCCGTCAATGCCAAACAGCTCAAGCAGATGATTATTGATATCGTTAAGCGATACGCTGCAGACGTGCCTCAGCCTCCTGGGTCTATGTATATTCGCCCTACTCATATAGGTACCGAAGCCTCGATTGGCAAAGCCGCAGCACCGAGTAGTACGTCACTGCTGTATGTGTTGCTGTCGCCAGTGGGTGATTACTTTGCCAGCGGCAGCAAGCCATTACGCTTGTTACTGGCCGACGAAACCCGCTGTGCCTCACACATGGGGATGGTAAAGAGTGGCGGCAACTATGCCAGTGCCTTACAGCCCATCTTAAAAGCTCGCCAATCAGTGCAGGCCGATCAAGTATTATTCTGCCCAGGTGGCGATGTGCAAGAAACGGGTGCGGCTAACTTTTTACTAATCGACGGCAACGAGATCATTACTAAATCCCTCGATAGCTCGTTTTTACACGGCATTACGCGTCATTCTATTCTGACCTTGGCTCGCGATCGCGGTATGACAGTCTCGGAGCGGGCGTTAAGCGTGGATGAGTTACTAGAACGCGCACAAAAGCCCGGTGCAGAAGCTGCACTGTCTGGCACCGCTGCAGTATTAACCTCAGTTGGCACCTTAATCCACGATGGTAAAGAATATACCGTAGGTGACGGTGAAGCTGGCCCCACCACCAATGTCCTGCGCCAAGCGTTAAATGATATTCAGTGGGGCAAAGCGGCCGATGCTCACAGTTGGTTAACTAAAGTCTGTTAA
- a CDS encoding TOTE conflict system archaeo-eukaryotic primase domain-containing protein, which yields MDIQTSDALKAIDARLTELEREKATLLARKQILLQAGASIISPQLTPNQKVALFQQLFKGRTDVHSIRWEGASGRSGYAVACENEWAPGICQKPKIKCGDCAHRKFKPLDNSVLYAHLSGKLVAGLYPLLPDNHCHLLAVDFDKADWAADVKALAQACRQEEFSYALEISRSGAGAHLWILFSEPVPAWSARAFGFKLLDKAMELHPGLSFDSYDRLFPNQDIMPQGGFGNLIALPLQHEARSRGCSVFVDDDLQPYSDQWAFLSELKRVCASRLRVWVGEPPETSSTDDTTAPWEQALKADSGLLTGCPEQLTVTLANHIYIKLADLPGPLAVRIKRLASFANPVFFKTQALRFSTHGIPRYISCARIDQGYLSVPRGCLDEVRTLLLEQNIQVELADRRVSGTRLEELKLRVELRDSQLAAVNALIEYDTGILHAPTAFGKTVTAIGVIASRKVNTLILTHSRQLLDQWQERLASFLDGATIGVFGGGKKKASGQIDVATYQSLINKKDNTIAEFVRHYGQIIIDECHHISAPRYEMLLNEISAKYMLGLTATPDRQDGHQKIMFMVAGPVRYKVKAEHSTHFTQRVIVRNRHEAPPTEWLTPEERPHIATVYQWLVENRIRNAEITHDVAACVKQGAHCLLLTERREHAEILANLLSDSGISTAVFRGGMGVKERSKVEAKLHDAQVVVATGKYIGEGFDLPRLDTLFLALPIAWKGTLAQYVGRIHREADGKQQVTVYDYVDMGLPMLQRMFNKREKGYKTMGYQFASSEQIALL from the coding sequence GTGGATATCCAAACGAGTGATGCACTCAAAGCGATAGACGCTAGGCTGACAGAGCTGGAACGGGAAAAGGCGACCTTGCTTGCCCGCAAGCAAATACTGCTTCAAGCAGGAGCGAGCATTATTAGTCCACAGCTGACTCCGAACCAAAAGGTTGCGCTTTTTCAGCAGCTATTTAAAGGTCGCACCGATGTCCACTCTATACGCTGGGAGGGTGCGAGTGGCCGTTCGGGGTATGCCGTGGCTTGTGAGAACGAGTGGGCACCAGGTATCTGTCAGAAACCTAAAATTAAATGTGGCGATTGCGCTCACCGCAAGTTCAAGCCTCTGGATAACAGCGTACTATATGCCCATTTGTCGGGAAAACTGGTGGCCGGTTTATATCCACTACTGCCGGATAATCACTGCCACTTGTTAGCGGTCGACTTTGACAAGGCTGATTGGGCTGCAGACGTAAAAGCGTTAGCTCAAGCCTGCCGCCAAGAAGAGTTTTCCTATGCTCTGGAGATCTCCCGCTCGGGAGCCGGTGCTCATTTATGGATACTCTTCTCAGAGCCGGTTCCCGCTTGGTCAGCCAGAGCCTTTGGCTTCAAGCTGCTCGATAAGGCGATGGAGTTGCACCCTGGCTTATCATTCGATTCATATGACCGATTGTTTCCCAACCAAGATATTATGCCACAAGGTGGTTTTGGTAATTTGATCGCCCTACCTTTGCAACATGAAGCCCGATCCCGAGGATGCAGTGTTTTTGTGGATGATGATCTACAGCCCTACTCAGACCAATGGGCATTTCTCAGCGAGTTAAAGCGAGTCTGTGCCTCCCGTCTTCGAGTCTGGGTCGGCGAGCCTCCTGAAACCTCATCAACAGACGATACGACAGCCCCTTGGGAGCAAGCTCTTAAGGCGGATTCAGGTCTATTAACGGGGTGCCCTGAGCAATTGACGGTGACACTGGCAAACCATATTTACATCAAACTGGCTGATCTCCCCGGGCCTTTGGCTGTACGAATAAAACGCTTGGCGAGTTTTGCTAATCCGGTATTTTTCAAAACCCAGGCGCTGCGTTTTTCTACCCATGGCATCCCCCGCTACATCTCTTGCGCACGCATCGATCAAGGTTATCTGTCTGTGCCGCGGGGTTGCCTAGACGAGGTGCGTACGCTGCTGCTCGAGCAAAATATTCAGGTTGAATTAGCAGATCGCAGAGTCTCAGGCACAAGATTAGAAGAGCTCAAACTACGAGTTGAGTTACGAGACAGCCAACTCGCTGCCGTCAATGCGCTCATCGAGTACGATACCGGCATTCTGCACGCCCCCACTGCATTCGGTAAAACGGTCACCGCCATCGGGGTTATCGCCAGCCGAAAAGTAAATACCCTGATCCTGACTCACAGCCGACAATTACTGGACCAGTGGCAGGAACGGCTGGCGTCTTTTCTGGACGGCGCCACCATAGGCGTATTCGGTGGCGGCAAGAAGAAAGCGTCCGGCCAGATTGATGTGGCAACCTACCAAAGTCTGATCAACAAGAAAGATAACACCATTGCCGAATTCGTCCGCCATTATGGCCAGATTATTATCGACGAGTGCCACCATATTTCGGCACCGCGATACGAGATGCTGCTCAACGAAATCAGCGCCAAGTATATGCTTGGGCTGACGGCGACCCCAGACCGCCAAGATGGTCATCAAAAAATCATGTTTATGGTCGCGGGTCCCGTTCGTTATAAAGTTAAGGCTGAACATAGTACTCACTTTACGCAGCGCGTGATTGTACGTAATAGACACGAAGCACCGCCTACTGAGTGGCTCACACCTGAAGAACGCCCGCATATCGCCACCGTTTATCAATGGCTTGTCGAAAACAGAATTCGTAATGCGGAAATTACTCATGATGTGGCGGCCTGTGTGAAACAAGGTGCACACTGTCTACTGCTGACCGAACGCCGCGAGCATGCAGAAATCCTCGCTAACCTATTATCAGATTCAGGCATCAGCACTGCAGTCTTTCGAGGCGGCATGGGCGTTAAAGAGCGTAGCAAGGTGGAAGCTAAGCTTCACGATGCACAGGTGGTAGTGGCAACAGGTAAATACATTGGCGAGGGGTTTGATTTACCCCGACTGGATACGCTGTTCCTGGCCTTACCCATCGCTTGGAAAGGGACGTTAGCGCAATACGTTGGCCGGATACATCGCGAGGCAGATGGCAAACAGCAAGTAACGGTGTACGACTACGTAGACATGGGTCTTCCTATGCTGCAGCGGATGTTTAACAAGCGCGAAAAGGGTTATAAGACGATGGGCTATCAGTTTGCTTCGTCGGAACAAATCGCCCTGCTTTAA
- the wrbA gene encoding NAD(P)H:quinone oxidoreductase, whose protein sequence is MTKVLIIYYSMYGHIETMAHAVAEGARGVAGVEVTVKRVPETMNAEAFTAAGGKTAQDAPVATPAELAEYDAIIVGTPTRFGNMSGQMRNFFDQTGGLWANGALAGKVASVFTSTGTGGGQEMTITSTWTTLAHHGMIIVPIGYTTPELFDVTQVGGGTPYGASTIAGGDGSRQPDPRELSIARHQGEHVAQIAAKLKG, encoded by the coding sequence ATGACTAAAGTTCTGATTATTTATTACTCCATGTACGGCCACATAGAGACGATGGCGCATGCAGTCGCCGAAGGCGCTCGTGGTGTTGCTGGAGTCGAGGTCACGGTGAAGCGTGTACCGGAAACCATGAATGCCGAAGCGTTCACAGCTGCCGGCGGCAAGACCGCTCAAGATGCGCCCGTCGCCACGCCGGCGGAGCTGGCGGAATACGATGCCATCATAGTGGGCACGCCCACTCGTTTCGGCAACATGTCCGGCCAGATGCGCAATTTCTTCGACCAAACCGGTGGCCTATGGGCCAACGGCGCTCTGGCCGGTAAAGTAGCCAGCGTGTTCACTTCGACCGGTACCGGTGGTGGGCAAGAAATGACCATCACTTCCACTTGGACCACGCTGGCGCACCACGGCATGATCATCGTCCCCATCGGTTATACCACGCCAGAGCTGTTTGATGTCACCCAAGTAGGTGGCGGCACACCTTATGGCGCCTCGACCATTGCTGGCGGTGATGGCTCTCGACAGCCCGACCCGCGTGAGTTGAGTATCGCTCGCCACCAAGGTGAACATGTTGCTCAAATTGCAGCCAAGCTTAAGGGCTAG
- a CDS encoding pirin family protein — MIELRPYQELGGAHHGWLDTRHHFSFAEYYDPERMHWGDLRVWNDDTIAAHSGFPRHPHRDMEIITYVRKGAITHKDSLGNSGRTEAGDVQVMSAGTGIAHSEMNEEDETTQIFQIWIMPNEKGLPPTWGTKPFPKGERSGSFFTLASGLPDDTEALPIRANARMVAATLKAGQATEYHIAAGRKVYLVPASGQIEVNGVLATAGDGVAISDERLLQVSAQQDSEIVLVDVA; from the coding sequence ATGATCGAACTACGACCTTATCAAGAGCTAGGCGGCGCCCACCATGGCTGGCTGGACACCCGTCACCACTTTTCCTTTGCCGAATATTACGATCCCGAGCGCATGCACTGGGGGGATCTCAGGGTCTGGAATGACGACACTATCGCTGCACATTCGGGCTTTCCGCGCCACCCACACCGGGATATGGAAATCATCACCTATGTGCGCAAAGGCGCCATTACTCACAAGGATAGCCTCGGTAATAGCGGCCGCACTGAAGCAGGCGACGTACAGGTGATGAGCGCCGGAACGGGCATTGCCCATAGCGAGATGAATGAAGAGGACGAGACGACGCAGATCTTCCAGATCTGGATTATGCCCAATGAAAAAGGCCTGCCGCCGACTTGGGGTACCAAGCCCTTTCCCAAGGGCGAGCGCAGCGGATCTTTTTTCACCCTCGCCAGTGGTCTGCCCGATGATACGGAGGCGCTACCGATCCGTGCCAATGCGCGTATGGTCGCCGCTACTCTAAAGGCCGGGCAAGCTACCGAATATCATATCGCTGCCGGCCGTAAGGTGTATCTGGTTCCTGCCAGCGGTCAAATCGAAGTTAATGGCGTACTGGCTACTGCTGGTGATGGCGTGGCGATTAGCGATGAGCGTCTGCTGCAGGTCAGTGCTCAGCAAGACAGTGAAATAGTGCTGGTGGACGTGGCATAA
- a CDS encoding zinc-binding alcohol dehydrogenase family protein, translated as MQALQFSATGSLDSLQLRELPTPEPAADEVLVEVRATGINPSDIKNLLGLFPYTSTPRIPGRDFAGVVISGPPELKGKAVWGGTGKGFGFYHDGCHAQYVVVPANAVALLPESLSFAQAATCGVPFITAWDALERSQVQAGTRFLIIGGGAVAQAAHALAKARGAEVVLAARRAEAVQELQAQGISAFQLTEEARLPEQALEHFQQQAPEVIFDTTGFWLAAAINSLDTFGRVAIIAAPKDGLISLSPLDLYRRGGSIIGVNSLLYSLEDCAQILTQIGAAFDAGLPAPSEFIELPLSEAVAAYHQVSKGGSEKMVLIP; from the coding sequence ATGCAAGCGTTACAGTTTTCAGCAACCGGCTCTTTGGACTCACTACAATTACGCGAGCTACCAACACCCGAGCCTGCAGCCGATGAGGTGTTGGTTGAGGTGCGGGCAACGGGCATTAACCCGAGTGATATCAAGAACCTGCTGGGGTTGTTTCCTTACACCAGCACGCCGCGAATTCCCGGCCGAGACTTTGCCGGTGTGGTAATCAGTGGGCCACCAGAGCTAAAGGGTAAGGCGGTTTGGGGCGGCACCGGTAAGGGTTTTGGTTTTTATCATGATGGCTGCCATGCTCAATATGTGGTGGTGCCGGCCAACGCCGTCGCCCTGTTACCTGAGTCACTGAGCTTTGCTCAAGCAGCGACGTGCGGAGTGCCATTTATCACCGCTTGGGATGCACTTGAGCGCAGTCAGGTTCAGGCTGGCACCCGCTTTTTAATCATCGGTGGCGGTGCGGTAGCTCAAGCTGCGCATGCGCTGGCTAAAGCAAGAGGTGCCGAGGTGGTATTGGCTGCGCGCCGTGCTGAAGCGGTGCAAGAGCTGCAAGCCCAAGGCATAAGTGCTTTCCAGTTAACTGAAGAGGCGCGGCTACCAGAACAAGCGCTGGAACACTTTCAACAACAGGCACCAGAAGTGATTTTCGATACCACCGGCTTCTGGTTAGCGGCGGCAATAAACAGCCTTGATACCTTTGGCCGCGTCGCGATTATTGCGGCACCAAAGGATGGCTTAATCAGTCTGTCACCCTTAGATTTATACCGCCGTGGCGGCTCGATTATCGGCGTTAACTCGTTGTTATACAGCCTAGAAGATTGCGCGCAAATACTGACGCAAATTGGCGCTGCATTTGACGCAGGCTTACCAGCTCCAAGTGAGTTTATCGAGTTACCACTGTCTGAGGCCGTTGCCGCATATCACCAGGTTAGCAAAGGCGGTTCAGAAAAAATGGTGTTGATCCCATAA
- a CDS encoding glutathione S-transferase family protein — protein sequence MGLLVEGQWVDQWYDTDSNGGKFARSESQFRNWITADGSAGPTGEAGFKAEAGRYHLYVSLACPWAHRTLIFRKLKGLESMISVSVVNPLMVEHGWTFEEGEGVIADPLFQAQYMHQIYTAADPEYTGRVTIPVLWDKQQNRFVSNESSEIIRMLNSAFDGIGAKAGDYYPEALRTQIDSINEQIYHNVNNGVYKAGFATTQHAYEEAVFPLFATLDELDQRLSKNRYLLGDKITEADWRLFTTLIRFDAVYHGHFKCNLKQIEDYPHLAGYVRELYQWSGVAETVNMKHIKEHYYRSHATINPTGVVPAGPALNLDGPHGRE from the coding sequence ATGGGCTTACTTGTAGAAGGTCAGTGGGTTGACCAATGGTATGACACGGACTCTAACGGCGGTAAATTCGCGCGTAGTGAGTCGCAATTTCGCAACTGGATCACTGCCGACGGTAGTGCCGGCCCTACCGGTGAAGCTGGGTTCAAGGCCGAAGCCGGACGCTACCATTTATACGTTTCACTAGCCTGTCCTTGGGCACACAGAACGCTGATCTTTCGTAAACTGAAAGGACTGGAGTCGATGATTTCAGTGTCAGTGGTCAACCCGCTAATGGTTGAACATGGTTGGACTTTTGAAGAAGGCGAAGGTGTTATCGCAGACCCCCTCTTCCAGGCACAGTACATGCACCAGATTTATACCGCCGCGGACCCTGAGTACACTGGGCGCGTAACGATTCCGGTACTCTGGGATAAACAGCAAAATCGGTTTGTCAGCAACGAATCTTCCGAGATTATCCGCATGCTGAACTCGGCTTTCGACGGCATTGGTGCCAAAGCTGGCGATTATTATCCAGAGGCGCTGCGCACGCAAATTGACAGCATTAACGAGCAGATTTACCACAACGTAAACAATGGTGTCTATAAAGCGGGGTTTGCTACCACTCAGCACGCCTACGAAGAGGCGGTATTTCCTTTGTTTGCGACCTTGGATGAGTTGGATCAGCGCTTGTCGAAGAACCGCTACTTGCTCGGCGATAAAATCACCGAGGCAGATTGGCGTTTATTTACCACGCTGATCCGTTTTGATGCTGTGTATCACGGGCATTTTAAGTGCAACCTGAAGCAGATCGAAGATTATCCGCATCTGGCAGGTTATGTACGCGAGCTGTACCAGTGGTCAGGTGTCGCCGAGACAGTCAATATGAAACATATCAAAGAGCACTATTACCGCAGTCACGCCACCATCAACCCAACGGGTGTGGTGCCGGCGGGCCCAGCATTAAACCTCGATGGTCCACACGGCCGCGAGTGA
- a CDS encoding DoxX family protein: protein MNKELIKRVLVTDNSLTSLALRVPAGVMFVAHGAQKLFGSFGGYGLEGTGQWMASIGLEPGYLMALAAGSAEFFGGLALLIGLLTRPAAFMLAVTMLVAIITVHLPNGLFMSNNGYEFGLALLSISVALMFNGGGKWSLDSKLSDMASKDSAKPGRSS, encoded by the coding sequence ATGAACAAAGAATTGATAAAGCGCGTACTTGTAACCGACAACAGCCTCACCAGCCTAGCACTTCGTGTTCCGGCCGGCGTCATGTTCGTCGCCCATGGCGCTCAAAAGCTGTTCGGCAGCTTTGGCGGCTACGGTCTGGAAGGCACCGGCCAGTGGATGGCTTCCATTGGCCTGGAGCCTGGTTACCTGATGGCGCTGGCGGCGGGTAGTGCCGAGTTCTTCGGTGGTCTCGCCCTACTCATTGGACTACTGACCCGGCCCGCGGCCTTCATGCTGGCAGTCACCATGCTCGTCGCCATCATCACGGTTCACCTTCCCAATGGACTCTTCATGAGTAACAACGGCTATGAATTCGGCCTCGCTCTGCTCAGCATCTCGGTGGCATTGATGTTTAACGGGGGCGGAAAGTGGTCGCTGGATAGCAAGTTGAGTGACATGGCGAGTAAAGACAGTGCTAAGCCAGGCCGCTCGTCATAA
- a CDS encoding LysR family transcriptional regulator — protein MISLITLDALQTLDAIERRQSFAAAAEELHRVPSAISYTINKLEEDLGVALFDRSRRKAELTATGRLVLEQGRQILKASEELTALARQAADGWEAELRICIDSVLSCDPVYELIEAFLRVQPKTEIRLNEEVLGGSWDALSDDRCDLVIGAEGAPPATGFALHSLGKVDFEFAVATGHPLAKLPMPLPASAIQDYPTVIVADSSRRLPVRSSGLLDGRSRIIVPTIGHKIEAQCKGLGVGYLPLHRIRQELAEGRLELLTVDAPRPPVEISVAWHRGDTGKGLMWFVDRLKQMQFDPDLGTLTRNP, from the coding sequence ATGATTTCGCTTATCACTCTGGATGCACTTCAGACACTCGACGCCATAGAACGCCGCCAAAGCTTTGCCGCCGCCGCCGAAGAGTTGCACCGTGTTCCGTCCGCCATCTCCTATACCATCAACAAGCTGGAAGAGGATCTTGGGGTCGCGTTATTTGACCGCAGCCGGCGTAAAGCTGAGCTGACCGCCACGGGGCGTCTGGTACTGGAGCAGGGCAGGCAAATTCTCAAGGCATCCGAAGAATTGACGGCACTGGCCCGCCAGGCGGCGGACGGTTGGGAAGCAGAGCTTAGGATCTGCATTGACAGCGTACTGAGCTGCGACCCTGTATATGAGCTGATTGAAGCCTTCCTGCGCGTGCAGCCCAAGACCGAGATACGACTGAATGAAGAAGTGCTCGGCGGCAGCTGGGACGCGCTGAGTGATGATCGTTGTGACTTGGTGATTGGGGCTGAGGGGGCACCCCCTGCTACGGGATTCGCCCTTCACTCCCTGGGAAAAGTGGACTTTGAGTTCGCGGTGGCCACCGGTCATCCGCTGGCTAAACTGCCAATGCCGCTGCCGGCGAGTGCGATACAGGATTATCCGACCGTGATAGTGGCCGACAGCTCACGGCGTTTACCCGTACGCTCCTCCGGCTTGCTGGATGGGCGCAGCCGCATTATCGTGCCGACCATAGGGCACAAAATAGAGGCGCAGTGCAAAGGGCTGGGCGTCGGCTATTTGCCGCTTCACCGGATTAGGCAGGAGCTGGCTGAAGGGAGATTGGAGCTGTTAACAGTGGATGCACCGCGACCCCCAGTAGAAATCTCGGTAGCCTGGCATCGCGGCGATACAGGGAAGGGACTCATGTGGTTTGTCGACCGCCTCAAACAGATGCAGTTCGACCCCGATCTCGGCACACTCACCCGAAACCCATAG
- the mnmE gene encoding tRNA uridine-5-carboxymethylaminomethyl(34) synthesis GTPase MnmE has translation MSFDTIVAQATAPGRGGVGIIRVSGPQAEAVAQAVLGKVPKVRYADYLPFKDAQGQVLDQGIALLFKGPNSFTGEDVLELQGHGGPVVLDMLIKRILELPNLRPAKAGEFSERAFLNDKLDLAQAEAIADLIEASSEQAARSALHSLQGEFSNHVHDLVEALTHLRIFVEAAIDFPEEEVDFLSDGKIAGGLYAIIDRLTEVQRQARQGAIMREGMKVVIAGRPNAGKSSLLNALAGKESAIVTDIAGTTRDVLREFIHLDGMPLHIIDTAGLRDATDAVERIGIERAWAEIEQADRILFMVDGTTTDALHPKDIWPDFIDRLPAHIGLTVVRNKADLSGEALDVVSDGEHAVYPISATTGQGVEALKIHLKDCMGFQGGTEGSFSARRRHLDALHNADQHLLMAKEQLEVYKAGELVAEELRLAQEELSQITGEFTSDDLLGKIFSSFCIGK, from the coding sequence ATGTCATTTGATACCATAGTGGCGCAAGCCACCGCCCCCGGCCGTGGCGGTGTGGGCATAATAAGGGTCTCTGGCCCACAAGCCGAAGCGGTGGCCCAGGCGGTGCTCGGCAAAGTGCCCAAGGTGCGTTATGCAGACTATCTGCCTTTTAAAGATGCCCAAGGCCAAGTGCTAGACCAAGGCATAGCGCTGTTATTTAAAGGCCCCAACAGCTTTACCGGTGAAGACGTACTTGAGCTGCAAGGCCACGGCGGCCCAGTAGTGCTCGATATGCTGATTAAGCGTATTTTGGAGTTGCCAAATCTGCGCCCAGCCAAAGCCGGTGAGTTTAGTGAGCGGGCCTTTCTGAATGACAAATTAGACTTAGCCCAAGCCGAGGCTATCGCGGATCTTATTGAAGCCTCCAGCGAGCAAGCCGCCCGCTCAGCGCTGCACTCCTTGCAGGGTGAATTTTCCAACCATGTGCATGACTTAGTCGAAGCACTCACTCACCTGCGCATTTTTGTGGAAGCGGCGATTGATTTTCCTGAAGAGGAAGTGGACTTTCTCTCGGACGGCAAAATTGCCGGCGGCTTATACGCCATTATCGACCGCTTAACTGAAGTACAACGCCAAGCACGCCAAGGCGCCATCATGCGCGAAGGCATGAAGGTAGTGATTGCCGGCAGGCCTAACGCCGGTAAGTCCAGCCTGCTCAATGCCTTGGCTGGCAAAGAGTCCGCCATCGTCACCGACATCGCCGGTACCACCCGAGACGTGCTGCGCGAGTTTATTCACCTAGACGGCATGCCGCTGCACATTATTGACACCGCCGGTTTGCGAGACGCCACCGATGCGGTAGAGCGTATCGGCATCGAGCGCGCTTGGGCTGAAATCGAACAGGCAGATCGCATCCTGTTTATGGTGGATGGCACTACTACCGATGCCCTGCACCCCAAAGATATTTGGCCAGATTTTATCGACCGCTTACCCGCACACATTGGTCTGACCGTAGTGCGCAATAAAGCCGACTTAAGTGGTGAAGCCCTTGATGTGGTCAGTGACGGTGAGCATGCGGTGTATCCCATTTCTGCCACTACTGGCCAAGGTGTAGAAGCCCTGAAAATACACCTAAAAGACTGCATGGGCTTTCAGGGCGGTACCGAGGGCAGCTTCAGCGCCCGCCGTCGTCACTTAGACGCCTTGCATAATGCCGACCAACACCTGTTAATGGCTAAAGAACAACTCGAAGTCTACAAAGCCGGTGAGCTCGTCGCCGAAGAGCTACGCCTAGCCCAAGAAGAGCTTAGCCAGATCACCGGCGAATTTACTTCCGACGACTTGCTAGGCAAGATCTTCAGCTCGTTCTGTATCGGGAAATAA